A window from Telopea speciosissima isolate NSW1024214 ecotype Mountain lineage chromosome 8, Tspe_v1, whole genome shotgun sequence encodes these proteins:
- the LOC122672623 gene encoding zinc finger protein GIS3-like, with protein sequence MERNVVAQGVAETTLSPRWGGGEGFHVEEKKLRLFGFEVDPYTNDGRSSRVSEEGDESASSSNTVLPWQKSVKEKSQVPNMDDKKFECQFCFKEFANSQALGGHQNAHKKERLKKKRQQLQARKASLACYFQPFQNHHGFSFHLPPPWFYDPSSCIPEFTLFDENQISFNPFDQNSYLNGAPLTKSYALPSLVPVPQDTCMFTLTPTNSSIKKRPPLIKPSPFPISKRSCKGLDPVL encoded by the coding sequence atggagagaaatGTGGTGGCACAAGGTGTTGCTGAGACTACCCTCTCCCCTAGATGGGGTGGAGGAGAAGGCTTCCATGTTGAAGAGAAGAAGCTCAGGTTATTTGGTTTTGAGGTGGATCCCTACACAAATGATGGTCGATCATCTAGAGTGTCTGAGGAAGGAGATGAAAGTGCAAGCTCTTCAAATACAGTTTTGCCTTGGCAGAAATCTGTGAAGGAGAAGAGTCAAGTGCCTAACATGGATGACAAGAAGTTTGAGTGCCAATTTTGTTTCAAAGAATTTGCAAACTCACAAGCACTGGGTGGTCACCAAAATGCCCATAAAAAggagagattgaagaagaaaagacaacAACTCCAAGCAAGAAAGGCAAGCCTTGCTTGTTACTTTCAACCTTTTCAGAACCACCATGGTTTCAGTTTCCATCTACCACCTCCATGGTTCTATGATCCTTCTTCCTGTATACCTGAGTTTACACTTTTTGATGAGAACCAAATCAGTTTCAATCCCTTTGACCAAAACTCTTACCTTAATGGTGCTCCTCTCACAAAATCATATGCTTTACCTTCTCTTGTTCCTGTCCCACAAGATACTTGTATGTTCACCTTAACACCCACAAACAGTTCTATCAAGAAAAGACCTCCCTTGATCAAGCCTTCACCATTTCCTATTTCCAAGAGAAGCTGTAAGGGTCTGGATCCCGTGCTTTAA
- the LOC122671896 gene encoding zinc finger AN1 domain-containing stress-associated protein 12, with protein MAGGTEAFPDLGKHCQHEDCHQLDFLPFKCDGCRKVFCLEHKSYKSHECPKSDLKSRKVVVCENCSVSIETTGSKEEDEKVVLERHEKSGDCYPSKKKKPKCPVKRCKEILTFSNTNTCRICQQKVCLKHRFPTDHICRKAVPTAAAPGTNKFLLALATRKVTNCGASTGSSSANSAPPSVKAY; from the exons ATGGCCGGAGGAACGGAAGCTTTTCCAGATTTGGGAAAACACTGTCAACACGAAGATTGCCATCAACTTGATTTCCTTCCCTTCAAGTGCGACGGATGTCGAAAG GTATTCTGTTTGGAGCACAAATCCTACAAATCCCACGAATGCCCGAAATCTGATCTTAAGAGCAGGAAAGTAGTGGTTTGCGAAAACTGCTCTGTTTCGATAGAGACGACGGGGAGCAAAGAGGAAGATGAGAAGGTTGTCTTGGAGAGACATGAGAAGTCCGGAGACTGCTAcccatcaaagaagaagaaacccaagtGCCCTGTGAAACGATGCAAGGAGATACTGACGTTTTCCAACACCAACACCTGTAGAATCTGTCAGCAAAAGGTGTGCCTCAAGCATCGGTTCCCCACCGACCACATCTGTAGAAAGGCGGTCCCTACGGCTGCCGCCCCTGGCACTAACAAGTTCTTACTTGCCCTGGCCACCAGGAAGGTTACCAATTGCGGGGCAAGCACTGGTTCCTCTAGTGCTAATTCTGCTCCCCCATCTGTAAAAGCCTATTGA
- the LOC122672913 gene encoding U-box domain-containing protein 40-like isoform X2 — MGSGKHRWKISFHRSSPTALKPEKKQPPKEFVCPISESLMADPVIVASGHTLERICVQVCKDLGFTLVLPDGSKPNFSTVIPNVAIKLTILNWCGANGVERPTPPELSSAEKLVRALIPPQEEKAPTKGKTEQDEENDELLKGVAEKPTMKFSYAATDLNRRPTHFYTSSEESVNTATPSTPLPFATRPSCYSYSSSSLDNIVDETLNPMSPEEEEIVVKLKSLQVFEQEEAVISLRKITRTNEDMRVSLCTPRLLSGLKSLMTTRYSSIQINAVASLVNLSLEKINKVKIVRAGIVPPLIDVLKGGFSEAQEHAAGALFSLALDDENKMAIGVLGALPPLLHMLRSESERSRHDSALALYHLSLVQSNRSKIVKLGSVPTLLAMAKGGDLASRSLLILCNLAACVEGRTALLDSNAVECFVGILRKNELNSEPTRENCVVALYALSQGSLRFKGMAKEAGAAEVLRDVEVRGSERAKEKAKRILEMMRGSGRDEDDEEEEEVDWEEMLDLRTLSRTRRRFVCGKNASVANSSEFRFSL; from the exons ATGGGGAGCGGCAAGCACAGGTGGAAGATCTCTTTCCACCGGTCTTCGCCCACTGCGTTGAAACCCGAAAAGAAACAGCCACCTAAGGAATTTGTCTGTCCGATTTCTGAATCATTAATGGCGGATCCAGTGATTGTTGCCTCGGGTCATACACTTGAGCGCATCTGCGTTCAGGTTTGTAAAGATTTGGGTTTTACACTGGTACTCCCCGACGGCTCGAAACCCAATTTTTCTACTGTGATCCCAAATGTCGCCATTAAATTGACCATTCTCAACTGGTGTGGCGCCAATGGCGTCGAACGGCCGACACCTCCAGAGCTCAGCTCGGCGGAGAAGCTTGTCCGTGCATTAATTCCGCCACAGGAAGAGAAAGCACCCACTAAAGGCAAGACAGAGCAAGATGAAGAG AACGATGAGTTGCTCAAAGGAGTAGCGGAGAAGCCTACAATGAAATTTTCTTACGCAGCGACCGACCTAAATCGGAGGCCGACTCACTTCTACACTAGCTCCGAGGAATCGGTGAATACGGCGACTCCCAGCACGCCTTTACCATTCGCAACGCGTCCCTCTTGTTACTCATATTCTTCGTCGTCGCTCGACAATATTGTAGACGAGACTCTGAACCCAATGTCGCCGGAAGAGGAGGAGATCGTAGTCAAGCTCAAGAGCTTACAAGTTTTCGAGCAAGAGGAAGCCGTGATCTCACTGAGAAAGATCACCCGAACCAACGAAGATATGAGGGTTTCACTCTGTACCCCTCGGTTGCTTTCGGGGCTAAAATCTCTCATGACCACACGCTACTCTTCCATCCAGATAAACGCAGTGGCATCGTTGGTGAATCTATCGTTGGAGAAGATCAACAAGGTGAAGATCGTAAGAGCAGGGATCGTTCCACCGTTGATCGATGTGTTAAAGGGAGGATTCTCTGAAGCACAGGAACACGCGGCGGGTGCCCTCTTCAGCCTCGCGCTTGACGATGAGAACAAGATGGCGATAGGCGTATTAGGTGCGTTGCCACCGCTGCTACACATGCTCCGGTCGGAGAGCGAGCGGTCTCGGCACGACTCGGCGCTTGCTCTGTACCACCTCTCGCTGGTTCAGAGCAATCGCTCCAAGATTGTGAAGCTTGGTTCTGTGCCAACACTGCTAGCCATGGCGAAAGGAGGGGACCTGGCAAGCAGGTCTCTACTAATACTCTGCAATTTAGCGGCGTGTGTGGAAGGCCGCACTGCATTACTCGATTCAAACGCGGTGGAGTGCTTCGTAGGGATTTTGAGGAAGAACGAGTTGAACTCGGAACCAACTCGGGAGAACTGCGTTGTGGCGTTGTACGCGTTGAGTCAAGGGAGTTTGAGGTTTAAAGGGATGGCGAAGGAGGCTGGAGCGGCGGAGGTGTTGAGAGATGTGGAAGTGAGAGGGAGTGAACGAGCTAAGGAGAAGGCTAAGAGGATATTAGAGATGATGAGAGGGAGTGGGAGAGACGAAGAcgatgaggaagaggaggaagtgGACTGGGAGGAAATGTTGGACTTGCGGACTCTGAGTCGGACTCGTCGCCGATTCGTTTGTGGAAAGAATGCATCGGTTGCCAACTCGTCTGAGTTTAGGTTTTCACTTTGA
- the LOC122672913 gene encoding U-box domain-containing protein 40-like isoform X1: MGSGKHRWKISFHRSSPTALKPEKKQPPKEFVCPISESLMADPVIVASGHTLERICVQVCKDLGFTLVLPDGSKPNFSTVIPNVAIKLTILNWCGANGVERPTPPELSSAEKLVRALIPPQEEKAPTKGKTEQDEENRKISVSENENDELLKGVAEKPTMKFSYAATDLNRRPTHFYTSSEESVNTATPSTPLPFATRPSCYSYSSSSLDNIVDETLNPMSPEEEEIVVKLKSLQVFEQEEAVISLRKITRTNEDMRVSLCTPRLLSGLKSLMTTRYSSIQINAVASLVNLSLEKINKVKIVRAGIVPPLIDVLKGGFSEAQEHAAGALFSLALDDENKMAIGVLGALPPLLHMLRSESERSRHDSALALYHLSLVQSNRSKIVKLGSVPTLLAMAKGGDLASRSLLILCNLAACVEGRTALLDSNAVECFVGILRKNELNSEPTRENCVVALYALSQGSLRFKGMAKEAGAAEVLRDVEVRGSERAKEKAKRILEMMRGSGRDEDDEEEEEVDWEEMLDLRTLSRTRRRFVCGKNASVANSSEFRFSL; the protein is encoded by the coding sequence ATGGGGAGCGGCAAGCACAGGTGGAAGATCTCTTTCCACCGGTCTTCGCCCACTGCGTTGAAACCCGAAAAGAAACAGCCACCTAAGGAATTTGTCTGTCCGATTTCTGAATCATTAATGGCGGATCCAGTGATTGTTGCCTCGGGTCATACACTTGAGCGCATCTGCGTTCAGGTTTGTAAAGATTTGGGTTTTACACTGGTACTCCCCGACGGCTCGAAACCCAATTTTTCTACTGTGATCCCAAATGTCGCCATTAAATTGACCATTCTCAACTGGTGTGGCGCCAATGGCGTCGAACGGCCGACACCTCCAGAGCTCAGCTCGGCGGAGAAGCTTGTCCGTGCATTAATTCCGCCACAGGAAGAGAAAGCACCCACTAAAGGCAAGACAGAGCAAGATGAAGAGAACAGAAAGATATCGGTGTCGGAGAATGAAAACGATGAGTTGCTCAAAGGAGTAGCGGAGAAGCCTACAATGAAATTTTCTTACGCAGCGACCGACCTAAATCGGAGGCCGACTCACTTCTACACTAGCTCCGAGGAATCGGTGAATACGGCGACTCCCAGCACGCCTTTACCATTCGCAACGCGTCCCTCTTGTTACTCATATTCTTCGTCGTCGCTCGACAATATTGTAGACGAGACTCTGAACCCAATGTCGCCGGAAGAGGAGGAGATCGTAGTCAAGCTCAAGAGCTTACAAGTTTTCGAGCAAGAGGAAGCCGTGATCTCACTGAGAAAGATCACCCGAACCAACGAAGATATGAGGGTTTCACTCTGTACCCCTCGGTTGCTTTCGGGGCTAAAATCTCTCATGACCACACGCTACTCTTCCATCCAGATAAACGCAGTGGCATCGTTGGTGAATCTATCGTTGGAGAAGATCAACAAGGTGAAGATCGTAAGAGCAGGGATCGTTCCACCGTTGATCGATGTGTTAAAGGGAGGATTCTCTGAAGCACAGGAACACGCGGCGGGTGCCCTCTTCAGCCTCGCGCTTGACGATGAGAACAAGATGGCGATAGGCGTATTAGGTGCGTTGCCACCGCTGCTACACATGCTCCGGTCGGAGAGCGAGCGGTCTCGGCACGACTCGGCGCTTGCTCTGTACCACCTCTCGCTGGTTCAGAGCAATCGCTCCAAGATTGTGAAGCTTGGTTCTGTGCCAACACTGCTAGCCATGGCGAAAGGAGGGGACCTGGCAAGCAGGTCTCTACTAATACTCTGCAATTTAGCGGCGTGTGTGGAAGGCCGCACTGCATTACTCGATTCAAACGCGGTGGAGTGCTTCGTAGGGATTTTGAGGAAGAACGAGTTGAACTCGGAACCAACTCGGGAGAACTGCGTTGTGGCGTTGTACGCGTTGAGTCAAGGGAGTTTGAGGTTTAAAGGGATGGCGAAGGAGGCTGGAGCGGCGGAGGTGTTGAGAGATGTGGAAGTGAGAGGGAGTGAACGAGCTAAGGAGAAGGCTAAGAGGATATTAGAGATGATGAGAGGGAGTGGGAGAGACGAAGAcgatgaggaagaggaggaagtgGACTGGGAGGAAATGTTGGACTTGCGGACTCTGAGTCGGACTCGTCGCCGATTCGTTTGTGGAAAGAATGCATCGGTTGCCAACTCGTCTGAGTTTAGGTTTTCACTTTGA